In a genomic window of Methanocalculus alkaliphilus:
- a CDS encoding ATP-binding protein, which translates to MGIPPLLDILVAQNPWWSGRDFSALAGICRERYFKKIRAYHDSGEIVVLNGVRRSGKTTLLMQMVQDMINERGVDPRSILFVNCDEPAITQLENPLDQVLDTYRREVYSREGATLVFDEIQTIPGWERWIKAVYDRKQFRLAISGSSSYLLDSQVSQLISGRYLSLQVYPLDFSEYLLFHGIDGIADPVLLASKKYEILELFHRYLYEGGFPQTALRKNDSVREDQLRAYYDSIVYRDIIRENDVRNQRALGDLLAYLMTNFTSPYSYRKLVDLLGVDPETIKEYIRYAEMAQILFEVQYFSYSLNVQARNNKKIYCIDNGLRNAVSFSFSKDAGRCAENLVYIELRRRGYTPYYWNRTYA; encoded by the coding sequence TTGGGCATTCCTCCGCTCCTCGATATCCTTGTCGCTCAAAATCCGTGGTGGAGCGGGCGGGACTTCTCAGCTCTGGCGGGTATCTGCCGTGAACGCTACTTCAAAAAGATTCGGGCCTATCACGACTCCGGGGAGATCGTGGTCCTGAACGGGGTGCGGCGCTCAGGCAAGACCACCCTCCTCATGCAGATGGTTCAGGACATGATCAATGAAAGGGGTGTAGATCCACGTTCGATCCTCTTTGTCAATTGTGATGAGCCTGCGATCACACAGCTTGAGAATCCGCTTGATCAGGTACTCGATACCTATAGGAGAGAGGTATACAGCAGAGAGGGTGCGACCCTCGTCTTTGATGAGATTCAGACAATCCCCGGATGGGAGCGGTGGATCAAGGCTGTCTATGATCGGAAACAGTTCAGGCTGGCTATATCGGGCTCCTCCTCCTATCTCCTCGACTCACAGGTCTCACAGCTGATCAGTGGCAGATACCTCTCTCTCCAGGTCTATCCACTTGATTTCTCAGAGTATCTCCTCTTTCACGGAATTGACGGGATAGCCGATCCTGTCCTGCTCGCCAGTAAAAAATATGAGATTTTGGAGCTTTTCCATAGATATCTCTATGAAGGTGGTTTTCCGCAGACAGCCCTTCGGAAGAACGATTCGGTCAGGGAGGATCAGCTCAGGGCGTACTATGACAGTATCGTCTACCGTGATATCATCCGGGAGAATGATGTGAGAAACCAGCGGGCATTGGGTGATCTTCTGGCGTACCTGATGACGAATTTCACATCACCATACTCGTACCGAAAACTGGTTGATCTCCTCGGTGTTGATCCGGAGACGATCAAGGAATATATACGATATGCAGAGATGGCACAGATCCTCTTTGAGGTTCAGTACTTCAGCTACTCGCTGAATGTGCAGGCACGAAACAACAAGAAAATCTATTGTATCGATAACGGACTCAGAAACGCAGTCTCTTTCTCATTTTCGAAAGATGCCGGGCGATGTGCCGAGAATCTCGTCTATATAGAATTGCGGAGGCGTGGGTATACACCCTATTACTGGAATAGGACTTACGCATAA